The region GCTTTGGGCACCCGACCTGCTGGACGTCTCTTTCTGGTTGTGTTAATAGCGGTGGTGTCACCACTCCGCTGGGCACAGGCCATGTGGCTGGGAGTGCGGCTACAGGGGCAGCtgggcccaggggagggcagggcggCCCACTGTAGGCAGGGCCAGGTTCCCAGGCAGAGGCCCTGGTGGCAGGGCCAGAGCTGGGCGTCACCTGGACCATTGATCTAATCCCCGACTCTGTTCCAAGACAGGAGCCAAGTGTAGGGTCTcagcctcttctctctccccatccGTCCCCAGGACATGAGGGCCATGGTCCTGGGTATGCTGGAGAGAAAGGACTCATGGGGGCACACAGGCCGCTGGGCCTGCAGGGGTCTTCAGCGCTGAGGGAGCCAGCCATTGGCTTCCTCCAGGGCATCTGATGGGGGCTGGGCATGAAAGGAGGTGGCCTGatgtaatttctattttttttcttctgctcagTTTGATGGGCACCTAGTCCTACACAGCCAGGCCAGGCTGCGCCAGAAGGCCTCCCTACCCAGGAAGGCCAGAGGGCAGCACCCTAGGGAGGGGGCTACTGCGGAAAagggggctgggccaggagccCCAGACCCTGGAGGACAGGCCAAGAGACAGgaaatgcttttctttcttcctcatctCCAAGCCCCATCACTTACAGGTGGCCTTCATCTGGGGTTATCCAGGTGTCCATCTGGGCCCAAGCCAATTAGGGGAGGGGGCACCAGGGGCCTCCAGGAGCTGGGGTGGAGGCAGAGTAGCCAAGAGCAAAGCCCCCAGAAAGCCCGTGGCAGCCAGGCCTGGAGCCGAGGACAAGGATCTGGCCACCCGTGGGCCCCCTCACAGAAGGCTGAAAGGGGACTGCCACACTGCCCTTTAGCCCACAACTGGGCTGGGTGTCTAGGGGACAGAGGGGACACCTACATGTGAGGAGGGCCCACACTGAAGGAATGGGCAGGGTCAAGTTCTCAGGTCTTCCAGCAATGGGCAGAAGCCAAGTTCAGCTGCTTGGGCATTAGATTGGCTGGGGGTGTAGGCAGAGGACAGGGAGGCAGACCATAGCCTCTCTCAAGAAGGAAGGGTCTCCTGGCagaggggcagggcctggccttGGCCAGATGCCCCATGGCTCAGGCTTTTCTGTCAGTGTCTGTCCAGGGGACCCAGAGGCCAAGAGACTCAAGAAAAGGAGGCGTCACTGTGTGGGGGGAAGGACAGGGGTGCCGAGGCCCTGTCCCTCCCCAAACCTGAAGGCCCAGGAGATCACAGCATTTGGGGAGtgcccaggaggagaggaaggcggCCATCCCTGCCTGCCTGGAGGCagggtccttcctgccttccGGAACCAAAGGGGAACCGAGATGTCAgggcttccctgccccagacGGGCCCCTGGCCGGGAGGGCGGCTAAACTTTCTTGGGTTTTCGGCCGACTTGGTAATAGTAGTAAACGCTGATGGCGACAAAGAGGAGGCGGCTGGCCAGGAGCAGCAGGATCCCCAGGGACACGAGGCCCGTCTCGGCTAGCGTGGCAGTGACCACTGTGGGAGAGAGGCCGGGAGGGGGCAGAGGTCagaagaggggctgcccctcaCCGCCATCAGGGGATGCCCTGCTGAGTCCTGGGGCAGCTGCCTTGCTGACCCCGCCTTGAGCTGGGGCACCCTGCCAGCTGCCCGACTCCACAGGCGTGTGTGTTGTGATGTCCCCCACGTGGCAGGTACAGGATGAGCAGGTGGGCAAAACTGGGTGTGCACCGTCATGCTGGTGCTGGGTACATAGGTGAGCAGTGGGGGATGGGAAGCTATAGGTGCACGGCGTGTGTGTATTCAGGAAGACATTGGTGCATGTCAGCTGTGTGAGCACAGGTGTGCCAGTGAACAGGTAAACACAGCCACATGAGTCCCTCCCCCTCACGCAGGTTCTCCTCACATCCTGGAAACCAAGTGGCAAGAGCTGGGAGGCCAGGGGCCAAGCACCCCCTAACCCCATCTGCTCCCTCCCTCACTGCCCACCTCAGGACTCACCCAAGAACTGGACCCCGAAGTAACAGGCTTCAGTGAGCAGAGTCCATCGAATGATAACCTTCTCAGCCGTGTAGAGAGCGTTCCACATGATCAGGGAGatgcctggggtgggggacaaAGAGGGGACTGGAGATGGGACAGCGGCAAGAGGCCTGTTCCTCTTCCCTTTGGCAAAGTGGCCAGGATCCCCAACAGACAGTGCCCCTACTCAACTCCTCATAAAAACTCATCTGTCATCCAATTTAACCTGTAACCCCCTCACTCTAGCTCTTACGCTGCGTGGCTGAAGGGCCTGAAGCTGCCCCAGtctccaccccctcaccccctacCCGCGAGGTATTGGCGTTGGCCCTTGAAGGTTGAGTAGATGTCGGCACAAGATTGGGGAAACTGAGTGTGCAAAGGCATGGAGGCCTTCTGGATCTGGGGATTGGGCATGACGAGGCGTGGCTGGAGTCCGGGGCCCACCATGGGATGTGCAAGAGGGAGGTTTGTGAAGGGAGATAGGATCCACCCCACAGATGACCCAGAATACCAGGAACTTTAGATGGGACTTTAGTCTGCAGGCAGTAGGGAGCCATAGAGTGTTTCGGAGAAGAGGAGGAACACCACCAGTGCTGGGTTTTAATGCTGTAATTCGCCCTGCTAACAGGTACTGCTTGGATGTAACTCAAGTTGAAGAGGAAACAGAAGTGGTTCAAATGAGAGGCCCAAGGGTGAGGGTTTTACAAACACCATGTTGATTTTGCCTCCTCCTCTAGGCTGTGAggccctggagggcagagcctgggctCCATTCATCTCTGTACCCCAATGCCCCAATGATGCGCTCCACATAGCAAACACTGGATAAGGGCTTTGTCTCAGATGCTGCCAAAGACAGAGCCCCAGTCCACTGGGTACATTCTACCAGTGGCCACAAGATGGCAGCACACACTCAGCAGAGACAGACATCAGCAGACGGGCGGGTTCTGGGAAGGGGAGCCCCTGCACAATGAAAGGCTCCCCACGTTTCTCTCGGCTGTCATTGTTCCCCCAGCTGCCCATCATCTCCCCAGAGTCCACCCCAGCAATACTTACTGAGGAGGGCACCACCATAGAGGCGGATGGGGGTCTTGCTGGTCACCTCGACTCCATCAAAGACAGCATCGTAGAGCTGGTCAGGGAAGGCCAGGGCCTGTGGACAGCGGGAGGGAGCCCTGGGGTGAGGGGACACTGTTGAAACTTCCCCTGGATGTCATCCCTCAGCAGCACTCCAGGGTCAGGACACTGACTGGCCCCTACCCCTCTATGCCAGGACAGAGGATCTGGGGTTACAGGAACAATGGACCACGGGATCTAGGATGCTCCAGGGCAGGGCACAGGTGGGGATGAGTGCCGGGAGCCAGGCCATGGAGGCGGCCTGGACACGTGGGGCCTCAGCATGATGGCCATGTAGGGAGAGGCAGCAGGGGCCCCAGGGCAAGGGAGGTGGAATCAGACCCAGGGCCAGGtcccaggggtggggctgggactcACCATGATGGCGATGCCAGAGAAGAGCACAGCAGAAACAAACTGCCAGACCCTGGGGAGGCGTGGAGAGAAAGGTCACAGCCAGACCCCTCGCTGCCACCCCCAGGCCTCCTGGGACCCTCCTCTCTCTAGCCGAGGTGCCCGGGGATGGCTGGTCTTGGGGGAGGGAATGAGAAGGGGCAGTACCAAGCACAAGACTACACAGGGGCAAGGCTGACGAGGCGGGGTCTAAcgcagcccctccccccaccaaaactcACAGGTAAATGCTCACCTGAGCCCCAAAGGCTCCCGAACAGCAAACTTGATTTCATTACCCAAGACCTGGCTGATCTGTGGACACAGAGGGATCAGAGGCAACCAGCCAACCCACACCCTCCCAGAGCTCCTGGGAGGCCCAGTGTCCCACCTGGGTGCCTCTGCTTAGCTAAAGGGTTCCCCAAGCTGGGAGAGTCACACTGAGGCcactcccctctgcctcctcttaACAACAGGGCTTTAGGGAAGCTGAAAACACTGACAATAGGGTAGCTGAGGATGAAAGCTCAGGGGTCTTCTAAATGCAGGCTTGAagccttgctctgccacttaccggTGTGGCCCTAGGCAagtccttaacctctctgagcctcagtttcctcatctataaaatgggttaaTAAATGTATCAACACCTCCCAGGGCTAGCAAGATTAAATAATGCTTATAAAGCAGCTGGTGCCATAACaagcacataataagcactcagcTAACTCTAAGCACCTGTTTTCATTATTGCTGCTATTCTTCTAACAAATCCATCGAGTTTCCAGAAAATATGAGCTAAATTCCGGGTCTCCTTGCAGCTCTATGGATCTCAGTTCCTCTATTCCCCAAATGGTATGGGCCAGACCTGACTCCCCAAACTGGTGCTCAGAGGCAGTCCCCCGTGTGGCCGGCTCCAGGCCCCCACTCCCGGCCCACCTTGGAGCGGTGCACCTCCCCGTCATCGTCCTCCCCGCCCACGCCCAGGATCTTGCGGGTCTTCAGGCGGCTCACGAGGTCCGTCTGGCTGTGCTTCTTCATAAGAGGTGGGGGCTGCTTGGCTGCCATCTTGTCCTGGAGCCCGGCCTCTGCGGGAGGGCTGGGGGGAGACCTGGCCTCAGCTTCTTGTCCTGCCTGGCTTCCGGATCTCAGAAGGTGGCCAGACTCTGGCCCAGGATCCAGGGAGGCCTCTTTGTCAGGCTAGGACAGCAAGTGTACACAGGAGGAATCGGAGGGCCTAGGCTCAGTACTGGGCTTCCTAACCACCCAGCTATGTGATGAAAAAGGGGCAAGTCACTGCCCTTTCCTGGCCTCagcttcctcgtctgtaaaactGAAGTCTGGGTCAGTCCTGCCAGAAGAAATGTCTGCCCAAGCCTAGGCAGGAGCTCCTGAATTCTGGGGCCTGAATTCCAGGCCCCCACTGAACTTTCACCCAGACAATTCCTGCTGCTGAGCAAGCCCTCCCTCATATCCCCCAACCTCCCTCAAACCTGCCAGGActgaaaagaaagggagggggtgACCCCAGAACCCGGCTGAGCCAGAAGAGGGGCAGGGCAGCGTTctgggccctgcccctccctgccatCAGCAATCCCCCACCCGCCTCCCCTTGACCTCCTCCATGTCTGCCCATGATCCTCGATGGCCCCTAGTCCCGGCCTCACCCCAGCTCCACCTCGGGCCAgctcttgagcacctactgtgtgctagtcACTAGGCTAGGTGACGAAGACGCTGAAGTGGCTGTCCTTGCCTTCAGTCAGCACAAAATCTACGCGGAGGAGACAACAGCATAAACCTCAGCGAGGTGAAGGCTTCTGGAAGCTGGCCCCGGGCTCCTCTGATCACAGCGGCCTGCAAGATGGGTATTATTTCCACTCACTCTACCGACGAGGAAACCGAGTTCAGTGAGGTTCAACAGAAACCAGGTCGAATAAGCACAGCACCCCCCACCCTATCACAGGCCCAGCCAGCTCTGGGTGCCTCCCAGATTCCAGCCCATCATCCCCACCCACAGCCATCGTCCAGTGAGGCAGGAAAACCACCCCAATAACCACAAGGCTCCGAAGCTGCCTGTCCCTCAGCCAGGGGCCCGAGGTGGGCTTGCTGGACACCCCTGCCCAGGCCTCAGAGTCAGGCCTTCGGTTGTGTGGGCCCAGGCAAGTCgcaccctcccagccccagccaggaCTGCTAGGGGCAGGAATGTCCCCAGGTCACCTCCAGTTTTCCAGCTTCCCAGGggcttaaaacaaaataaagcacccAGCAAGTAAATACCAGAACAAAGGCACTGTAGGGTGCTGGATAACGTGGTCTCTAAAGAGACTGGATGAACTGGGCAGGTAGCTTACCGGCTCCAGTTGGGAAACAATGGCCAACGTCACCATTGGAGGTCTTTGGTGAGTGATGTCCAGGCCCGACGCCCTCCTAAGCCCCCGGCCCAGCTCTCTGTAAAGTGGGGGGCAGCTGTGCTTTCCCTCCCACACAAACACACGCCCGCGGAACGGGAGGCAGCTGGTGGTGACCGGGAAGGCAGCTCTGCCCGAAGCGAGTCAGCAGGGCAGCCGCCCCACTGCCACGGCCAGGGTTTAACTGCACTGCTCCTCAAGGGGGCGCTGTCACAACACCTCGGCCACCTGCCACCACCTTCCTGTGAATCCAGGTAGAAGTTACAATCAGCCTGGTGTCCCCACCAGCTGCCAGGTTGGACCCACTGGAGGTTGCCCACGGGAGCCACTGCAGAGAACAGCACAGAGCTGGCCCCCTCACCTGCCCCTCCACCCAGCAGCCTGGTCGCCACCCTTCCTCTTCCGGCCTTCCCTCtggccttttattttttaatttgcatacaGCAAAATAGACCAATTTTGTGGTTTGCAGTTACACGAATTTTAGCACATGTATAGCTAGATCTAGGTAACCACCACCTCCAAATCAGGGCCCGGGGCGGCCACATCACCAGTCAcatcctcccctcacccctggcaaccaccatctgTTGTCCGTTGCTATAGTTCTGTTTCTTCAACTATGTTACCTAaagggaatcatacaatatataacCTTGGAGACCAGCTTCTCTCATTCAGAAACGTGTTTTTGAAATTCACCCAGGCCTCTGCGTGCATGCTGTCAAGGTCCCTTTCTCTTGACAGCAGAGTGGAATCCCCTGGCATGGATGTACTGGTTGGTTTACCCCTCAGTGAAGGACGTCTGAGTTGTGGCCAGTTTGATGATTACGAACAgagctgctacaaacattcacGTGCAGGTTTTGCGTGAGCAccagttttcctttctctgagGTAGACACTCGGGAGTGGGATTATATTGAGTGATACGAGAAATCTACGTTTAACTCGAGGAGAAAGTGCCAGTCTGCTTTCCAGAGCAGCGAACCATGTATGTTGCCCTACAATGCCCGAGTGTTCCCGTTCCTCCACGTCCTCGCCAGCACCAGGTATGGCCAGACTTGACTTTAGCCCTTCATATAGGTCTCCCTGGTGTTTAAACCCTTCTCACCCAGGCCAGCTAGGCTGCCTCACTCAACCCTGCTGTGTCCCTTACTGGCTATGTTTAGTGGACAAGTCACCTCACTGCTCTGCCTCAGtattccccatctgtgaaatggagctaTAATTCCCAGCTCCTAGAGCTCTAGGGGCAAAATGAAGAGATTGATCAGAACACACAACAGAACACCTGCACATTTAAATCAAAGAACTGCATTTAGTGAGGATGTGCTGTGAGCCAGGTACAGGCTGGAGGGACCTGGCCCCTCCCCTTAGGTAGCTTACAgcctgggtggggagagggacatGATCTGTCAGCCATGAATCAGAGCAAGCTTATCTCTGAGCCCCAGTGTACTCATCTGTGCAACGGAAACAACAATCCTTACTTTTCCCCCAGGGCGTGTCAAAGGAGAAACAAGATAATGGACAGGGAGTATTTTATGAAGTGCCAGCTAACAAGTAAAGCTGGGAGAGCTTAGCTGCTAAAGTCATactctgagttcaaatcccacatCTACACTGCTTAGCTGTGTGCCTGTAGGcgagtgacttaacctctctgtgccccagtcaACCCATCTGTAGTTGGGAAAATAAAGGGCCCTCCCTCACAGGGATGCTGTGAGAATACAAGATGGGATATCCGTGAAGAGTGTGGGGCAGTGCCTGACCTGGCCAAAGTGCTGGGTTGAGATGGGCACTTAGACACAGACACTCGCTCCTCCCCATGTTCCCCACGTGACAGGGTCTCTGGAGTGGGGATCAGAGAGGATCAGGAGAGGGGCCAACTAGCATTTCCTGACCTCTCTGCCCCTTGGGCAAAGCCCCCAGACCTCAGTCACATGGCATAAGGCTGACACTCGGGCCTGGGCTGTGTCAACAAACCCTGCTCAGAGGGTCAGCCACCTTCCTTTGCCCGTaagccctccccaccaccacagacACAGCGCTTCCCTCTGTATCACAGGCCCGGGGCTGGTACAGAAGGGGGACTACAGTGTCCTGGGCTCCATGTGACGTCCAGCATCACCTTTAGGTGGGACGGGCTTCATCCACAGGCACTGCCCTCAGGTATCTGGACTGGTGGacccactgcagccacccccagagcccagccccagCAGCGAGCTCCCCACCAACAAAGGGCCCTACATCCTCCAAGGGGGAAGGGTACCCAGCACCTGGCCCTGCAGAGTTAAGTGCTCTCAGCCCTGAGTCCTGTTGTTCCTTTACCCACGGGACTGGGCCCTGCCTAGGGGAGTGGGGGCAGGCGGGCAGCTACAACTCACATGCGCCTCTAAACACCCCCCCCCAACTCTGATCTGCCCTTGAACTTTCCTTCCTTACAAGGCCACTCCAGGTGTTTCTTTTAGGACTATCCCCATTTTTACTAAGAGAGGACAGAGGGAGCCTCCCCCACTCCCCTGCACACTAGCTGAGCAGTGGCTTTGGAACagccagacctgggtttgaatcctggttctgcaAGATGCCGCagctctcccagccccaggccctgccccgtGCAGTGGGGGAGTGTCAGCGAGTACAGGTGGGTCCCTGCAGCGAAGCGCCCTGCCCTCtggctccttccttttcttcactCAGCCATGCACAGTGGAAAAAGCCTGCCTGTCACAGCTATCATGCACCCTTTCCTAGGCCCACTGCTTTCTGAAGGGCCCCTCGGGTGCCAGTCTGCCTGAGGCGAGGGGACGGGGCAGGAGGAGGCATGCCCCTCCACCTCCACGCTCACTCAGAGGCACCCCCAAGGCAAGAAGAGACAACATGACTTTCAGCTCCCAGACTCTTCATTCACAATCCTCTGCGCTCTGCCCCTGGCCAGCAGCTCTGACCTCAATTCCCAGTAAACCAGCAAATCACTGTCCTGTCAACAGCTGGCTCCCCTTCTGAACCACTGCCCAACCAGGAAGGCTCACCCTGCCCTCGGCTCCCCTCATCCCGGTGCCCCCTGTTCCTTGGGGTCTTTGCaaagccccctcctccaggaggccttcccAGGGCACAGTGCCCTCCCCGCTCTTGACTCTCAGGGGTCTCAGTGTGGTGGCCACGGGCCACTTCCGGCCCATATATCTCATCGTTGCATGGCCAGCTGGCCTCCCCGAGACCCAGTGATTCGAAGGCAGGCCCAAGAACCTCCCCGCTGGCCCGGGCACACAGGCACTTTGTCAGCACAGGC is a window of Vicugna pacos chromosome 10, VicPac4, whole genome shotgun sequence DNA encoding:
- the TP53I11 gene encoding tumor protein p53-inducible protein 11; this encodes MAAKQPPPLMKKHSQTDLVSRLKTRKILGVGGEDDDGEVHRSKISQVLGNEIKFAVREPLGLRVWQFVSAVLFSGIAIMALAFPDQLYDAVFDGVEVTSKTPIRLYGGALLSISLIMWNALYTAEKVIIRWTLLTEACYFGVQFLVVTATLAETGLVSLGILLLLASRLLFVAISVYYYYQVGRKPKKV